One window from the genome of Andrena cerasifolii isolate SP2316 chromosome 3, iyAndCera1_principal, whole genome shotgun sequence encodes:
- the LOC143367056 gene encoding uncharacterized protein LOC143367056, whose amino-acid sequence MRAKLHKVSNRCNVLRGKNITTMEEFAQVECQLLDQSARLISREEYLAWEERCNECIESLEEHNRVKRPRLSIGVQQSLVAGIAQLEGLKYSLRVRFLHEGARHSSTGFLWREIGTAFDSRVLTGAVLNSNYIEPRNFLQDAETIVLEHVRGALRKHQNLKVNTVFNGEFVAGDKHACKSINTRNCELFGTCDLQEWYQRCE is encoded by the coding sequence ATGCGcgctaaactgcacaaagtctcaaatcgctgcaacgtgttgcgTGGAAAAAACATTACAACCATGgaagaattcgcgcaagtagaatgtcaattgttggatcaatctgcgcgattgatttcacgggaagaatacctcgcgtgggaagaacggtgcaacgagtgtatcgaatcgttggaagaacacaaccgagtgaaacgtcctcgactatcgatcggtgttcagcaatcgctggttgctggaatcgcgcagctcgaaggactaaaatattcgttgcgcgtaCGTTTCCTGCATGAAGGTGCCAGGCATTCAAGCACAGGatttttgtggcgcgaaataggcactgcTTTCGATAGCCGCGTGTTAACCGGTGCCGTGctaaattcgaattatatcgagccgcgcaacttcctccaggatgcggaGACCATTGTGTTGGAacatgtacgaggcgccttgaggaaacatcagaacctcaaagtgaatactgtgttcaacggcgaatttgtggcgggggacaaacatgcttgcaaaagcatcaatacccggaactgcgaactcttcggtacatgtgatctacaggagtggtaccaacgatgtgagtag